Below is a window of Lacrimispora xylanolytica DNA.
GCCTGCACAGCCTGCCAATCCCACTGCCAGGGCGGCAGTCAGTATAACGGCTGAAACCCTTTTTCCCATTCCTTTTTTCATTACAAATTCCTCCTCCTGGATTTTGTGTAACCATATGATACTATCAGTATACGGAAAACTGCTTTCTGACTCAATTTAATATTTTGACTCAATAGGTAAGAAATTTTACTACCTTTGTTTAAATTCCTTCACCGTGACGCCCACATGCTTTTTAAAGCAAATGCTAAAGTAATGGGAATCCCGAAAGCCAACTTTTTCCGCAATTTCATACACTTTCAAATCCGTGGAATTGAGAAGGAGAATGCTTTCCTCGATCCGCTTTTTCATCACATATTCAATCAGACTTAAGCCAACCTCTTTTTTAAAGACCCTGCTTAAATAGCTCTCATTGGAATAGACGTTAGCTGCTGCGGTCTTTAAGGACAGGTTGGGATCACAGAAATTCTCATTGATATAAGAAAGGGCTTCTCTCACCACCTTATTTCCCTGCTTCGTCTTTTTTCCATTGTGATAATCTAAAATGAGATTCATCCAGTCTTTTAGGAACCTGCGGCAATCATCCAGAGACTGAATTCCCCGTATTCCTTCATAAAGAGCCTCTTCTCCAATGAGCTGCTCCAGACTGTCCCCATATTTATGTAGGGTGCTTCCTGCCTTGGAAGTTAAGTCCATGGTCATAAGCCTTAGATATTCCACCTCTGTCACTTTGGAATTTCTGATTCCACTAATATAATCTTCTATGAAGGTCCATACCCGTTCCGATATTCCATTGGTCAGAGAAAAGAGAAAATCGTCCCAGTCAAACATCAGTTTCCCTGGATTTTTCTCCTTCACGCGCAGATAATCTTCATAGGTAATGACCTGGTTACCTCCTAAGAGAACCGATGCACTCAGGGCATGTTCCGCCTCAGTAAAGGCCGTTCCGATTCCCTTAAAGCCATGTTTTATTCCGCTGATCCCGATGGTTGCACTTAACCTGTTATCAGAAAGTATGTGGTGAAATTCCTGGGCAATCTCCTTTCCTTTCATTACACTGCTTCCCACGCAGAATATTATCATGTGTTTCATATAATGAAGAAAGGATATGGTCTGGGGAATCTCATGTTCTCTAAAAAGTTCCATTGCTTTTTTATGAGGCTCCGTGTCAGAGTTCTCATCTTTTATATGGATACTAAGGCAGCAGCAGGAATCAAGGAGGGCTTCACAGCTATAAGCATAGAGTTTTTTCTCTGCTTCCTCTTTGGTGATGCGCTGCTCTACCAGCCGCTGAAAGAAGCTTTCCATTAATATATCCTGGTCTGCGGATACATTCTGTTTTAGCATCTCCACTTCCTGCTCGTGGGCCTTTTCCTTCCCAATTTTCATTTTAATCCGGGCTGCAATGTCTGACAGCTCATTCATATCCACCGGCTTTAAAAGAAAATCTTCTACCCCCAGCTTAACAGCCTGCCTTGCGTATTCAAATTCCCGGTATCCTGTTATAATGATGACATGCACCTTCTCATAAAGAGAATAGATATGTTCCGCCAGCTTAAGCCCGTCCATATGAGGCATGTTGATATCTGTTATAATCAGCTCCGGCCTTCTGTGTTTAATAAATTCCAGGGCTTCCATACCAGAAGAAGCTTCCCCTATAATCTGAAAGCCATGCTCTTCCCAGGGAAACCCCTTGCTGATTAATACACGTTCCAGTTTTTCATCGTCAACGATCAGTACCTTAATCAACCCAATAATCCCCCCTTGTATCCAAACGTTTGACCCTCACTGCCACTTCTGTTCCATTGCCCATTTCACTGTGTATGAGAACCGGCTGTTTAATTCCGTGATAGAGAGTGATCCGCTGCATCAGATTATAGAGTCCAAAACCGGATTTCCCCGTTGCAGACCTTCCTTCCATGATTTCCGCAATCTTCTCTTCCGACATTCCAATTCCATCATCGGATACGATGAAAATAATCTCATCCTCATCAGAAAATACCCGAATGGATATGGTGCCTTTCCCATCCTTTGGCTTGATTCCATGGTGCACAGCATTCTCCACCAGGGGCTGAAGTAAAAGCTTTAATATCTCACATTCCTTTACCTCTTCCTCCACATCAATCTCTGTCCTTATTTCATTGTCATAACGGATATTTAATATGGTCAGATAACTCTCAATGCAGCTGATTTCATCCTTTACCTTTATGAAATCAAGGCCACTGTTTAGGCTGTTTCGGTAAAACCTTCCAAGCGCCTGGGTCATCTTAAAGCAGTTATCGTAATCCTTCATCAGTGCCAGAGCGGATACTGCATCCAGGGTGTTGTATAAGAAATGAGGATTGATCTGGGCCTGAAGCAGGTTCAGTTCTGTCTTTGCAATGATCTGCTCCTCCTCCTTCACCTTATGAATCAGGTTCTTTATGGAGGTGGTCATGTGATTGAATCCTTTTTTTAAGTTGTTGATCTCATTTTTTTGCTGGCTTACCTCCATCTCAACAAACTGCCCCTGTTCCACCAGCATCATATGAGATTCCACTTTCTTTAGGGGGTGGAAAATAAAACGGGTCAGCATGACAGAGCAGAAAAAGACGAAAATCACATTGATACAGATGATTAAAATAACGACAGTGGAATAGTATGGGGCAAGAACCGTGATATCATCAAACTGAAACAGTCCCGCCAGCTTCCAGTCTTCAATGCCAATATCCTGGGTAATCACAAGCCGGTTATCTTCCCGTCCTAAGTCTTTTTTCGGCGCCACAATATACTCGCCCTTACCGTCAATGATATAAAAATCATTTTTCTGGGCATCACTGACCTGATTGAAGTAATTGCGGATGGTTTCCTCATTGACAGTGACCAGTAAAATAGCCAGGGGCTTATAATTATTGACATCCCGAATCTCCCGGACATAGGTGATATATGGAGTATCCCCGTAAAATTCAATGACCCCTTCGCTTCCTTTCATGAAGAAACCGTTTCCCCTGTGGTCTGCAATTTTCTGATACCACTCTGCCTCCAGGAGCTTATCCATTGACACAGTCTTGGGAGCCATTTTATAAGAGCTGTAGGAGTTGTGATAGGAATCAATGATCATGACGCTGGATATGTACTCTCCGGACAGTATCATGTTGACCAAACTCTGCTTGATGGTCTTTTGAATGGAGGGATCAATGGAGGCATTGTCCACGTGCCTTAATACCTCCTGAACATTTTTATCAAAGTAGAGGAGATTAGAAAACTGGGTCACATTTTCAAAAATCAGGGACAGGTTTCCTTTCAGGGCGCTGACAGTCTGGGTTCCCGCATTTGTAATCTCATTTTTCGTATAGGAGCTGTTAATGACCGAGATGACAGAAAATGTGATGACAAATGAAATAAACAGGATGGTCAAATACATGACCAATATCTTAGTCTTAATTCTCATGTTGTTCCATAGCTCTCTCAAACCAGTCATAGCGCTCTCCCCTTGTATTCATCATACCCTTATTCTAATGTTTCTGGCAGAAAATGTCAAAAGAGTCACCGGCTTTTCTGATTGCCTCAATCTGCGCTTCCTTCAACGTTTCTGTGGGGGAATTATCATCTGTGGTATCCTGATTTTCTATAATGAGAACGCTTCCTTCCTCATCTAAGGTGTGGGTATGCCAGACCCCTTTCTTTACATTATAAAGCTGGTTCTTCTCCATCTTTACCCATTGGATTTCTTCCGGGTGCTCCCCATTTCCTCCAGAGAAAAGGACACAGTTTCCTTCCAATAAAACAAACACCTCATCTGTTTCCAAATGCCTTTGCATGGTGACCAACTGATCCAATCTTACATCAAGACAGTAACTCAGAACCGCCACTCTCCAGGTTTCGTAATCTATTAGGGGCAAATAACCCTGGTGTTGTATTTTAGTTCTTTCAATTCCATTCATTCCGTCAGTCCCTCCCCGTTCCGTTTAAGCTTATTTCAATGATATGCAGCTGGTGTTCCGGCAGGCTTATAATATGTTCTCTCTCAATTATGGAATCCTGTCTCCCTGATTGATAAGAAACGCCATTTATGGTGATGCCATGAACCTGATATGTCTCCGGCTCTAACTGATCTGGGTTTTTATATATGATTTTTAAGCTTCTTCCTGCAAATTCCAAGGAAGCAGAGGCCTGGTTATTTTCATCAAACTGCTCCTTTAGAAGCTGGGGACGGAACGTTAAGTTCCCATAATATCCTCTGATTCCAAACATCTGAGTCAGCACCGTAACCAGATACCAGCTTGCTGCTCCGGTGAGGTAGTGGTAGACCCCTCTTCCGCTTGCGTCGATATATTCCGGAATTCCAGGATAAATCCTGCTCTTTTCAAAATCACTGCAATGGTCGAATAAGGCAAAGAGCGCTCCATATCCTTCCTTAGAAGCTTGCCTCCGGTATAGGGCATTGCCAAACATAACAGCCATATGAGAAAATACCGCTCCATTTTCCTTATGTCCATAGGCGAATCCGAACATTCTGCCTAAATCCATCTTTACCTCATGAAAATCTGTATTTAACCGATATCCGCCGACTTCTCTTCGGTACAGGTAAGCATTTGCTGATTTTACAATCTCCCTGACCTGATCATCGGTGGCAGTGCCTGACATAAGGGTAAATACCTGACTGGTAAGCATCATGCGGACTCCGGTCTCATGATCGCCTTCAACCTTATTTCCTGAATTGTCATAATAGCCGTTGTACCAGCCATGACCGTCCTTGGAGGTGACCCATTCCGTTTCTCGAATATGATTATAAATCCATTCAGCTTTCCCCTTTAAGTCTTTTTGCAGCCTGTCTCCTCTTATGGTCATCTTTTCTCCAGAGACCTGGTGAATTGATTTTTTACAATACTCAGCCAGGATTTCTTTTTTCCGGTTGATATCATCATATATCGTTTCATCCTCAGTCAACAGAACCAAGATTTCTTCTGCCAGCTGAAATTCATTGATTCCTTGTGCCCCAAGGGCTGCAAGAAGGGCTGCAAGACCATCTAAATTAGAGGCGTACATGGCGGTAAAGGCTACGCTTTCTCCCCTTTCATTGGCTAAATCCAGGGCATCATTCCAGTCAGCACCTCTGATTCTTATGTGATTGTGCTCTCCCACTTCATAAAATGAGGTAAGATTCTGAATCAGTAAATGTTCCAGAATAGTTCCGGTATAAATGTGATTCTCCTTGTCTTTTAACCGTTCTCCTTCTTCTGGCTTCCATAGGGTATCCTTTTCCTCTCCCCGCACTGCCTGCATGTCTTTAAAATAGGAATTGCTCTCCAATAAAATTCCCAAATCTCCGGTTTGATGTATGTATAATTCCGTGGTCAAAAACGGCCATATTCCATGATCCATCCAGACTCTGGTAATGTTGTTCCTGTCTGCAATGAATTCTCCCTGACCGCTTCCTATGATTGTGGCATTGGTTCCATCAAACCGCACTCCCCCGAAGTGATCCAGTAACATCTGGCGGACTCCCCCTGGATTCATCATAAGAAGGGCCAGACAATCCTGCCATAAGTCTCTCCAGCCGCGTCCGCCTTTTCCATAGTCATGATGGGGCAAAAAGGAACAGCCGTAGATTCTTCTAAGCATGGGCTGAAAGCTCACCCACTTCATAAAGCGGTCAAACTCGGAATCTCCCGTCTGAAGACTTACATTTACCTTTTCCTTCCAGTACTCTTTTGTCTCATTCCAGCACCTGTCAAAGGCTGCTTCTGATAAGAAGCCGCAGCAGTTTTCCATTAAATCTTTTTCTGACTTCCCATACCCCATGGCGATCACATAGGTAATGGTTTCCTGAGGGGCTACTCTGCATTCTGAAAAGCAAAGCCCTCCTAAGGCTTCATATCCACCAGTCTCATAATTAGCTCCCTTTACATCAAGACAGCTTTCAAACAAAGCCCTGGGAGTTTCTAAATTACCGCCTTCTCCAATAAAGTCCCCAAGAACCGGATAATACCCCATGGGCTTTTGAGTCTCATTTCCACCAAACACACCATAGGAGCGATCATTTCTCTTATGCCCCCTTTCATCGAAGGTCATGGTGGGAGTTACCATAACACCGCAATCGGTCGTTTTAATCCGGTGCAAAAGAGCCGTGACATGGCGGTGATCTCTGATGTTATCGGCAGAGCGGGCATACATAGGAATGGCTGTGATAACCTGTAAGTTCTTATATTCGTTAGAAATGTTTTGTATCTGGATCTTCATTAATTCCACGGTCTCACCAGTGGCAGGAACCACGCTGCTAAGTTCTGCCTTACATCCAATTTCTTCTGAGATTCTGGTGATCTTATGATGCATGAATCCTGCTTCTAAAACCACAGGTTCCTTGTATCTGGAAAACTTCTTCGCCTGCTGCCAGGCAGAGCGTCCGGTCAGAGACCATAACTCTTTTCCATTGATTCTGCACCAGATGTTTCTGGACGATCTGTCATTGTGAAGATTATCTATGCTCACCGGCGGCAGCAAAAAGGAGTTCTGATCCATCTTACTGTCTCCCCCAAGGTCTGGCGATATACTGCTCATGACTCCGGCTTCATTGGCCAGAGGAAAATAAAGACCGCTGACCAGGTCTGGATTTTCCATGATAAAATCTCCCTGTTCCCCTAATAGCTCATACTTCATCCCAGTTCCCTTCCTTTCATCCTCATGGTTTTCTTAAATTATATCCTATGGGGATGGATTACTAAATCAAAATATTTTGGAGAAAAGGTTATTATTTTTACTTTTAACAAAGAAAATGCAGAGCTATTATTACTGCCAAGCTCTGCATCCTTTTATCTAATCTTTAATTGCTGCCTTCCATCCAGGCTCCATTTTCATCCACCTGATAGCCATCCGGCGTTGTCTTGTTCATCAGGCAGTCTCCGTTTACGGTATCCAGGTAATACCACTTTCCGTCTGCCATAACCCAACCCGTTGCCATTCCGCCATAAGTCGGATTTAAATAGTACCATTTTCCATCCGCTGCCTGAAGCCAGCCTACCGCCATATATCCGCTCTGGTTGAAATAATACCATATTCCATCTGCCAGACACCACTCCTGTACTGCAATGGTACCGTCCTTTTTTATGAGACACCATGCATTTTCACTGTTTTTCAGCCAGGTTCCAGTGTCAGCTTCTTTTACTTCTACGGCATTTCTCCTGCGGTTTGCTGCCTCTTTTTTATCTGTCTTTAATTCATAAACTGAGGTATCCTCATCGGAATCGGAGTCCTCCTCCTTCGGATCTGTATTGACATCATCATCATCGTCAGGAATTGTATTGACCGTGTCAAAATATATTCCCTTTTCCCATTGGAGAACTGTCATCTCAATCGCTCCGGCTCCGCCCTTAGGAATCACAAGCTCCTTTAACCTCTCTGCCGGATACAGCACAGGTGCCTTATATGGAAGCTTACTCTTAAATTTCCCAGCATCAAGCACTAATATGGAAGAATCCGTAGTGCTGTTGGATTTAGGCTTAAGCTCAGTCTTAATTCCGTCCATATAGTAAACGGAATTAATTGCATTGATATAGCCTGAGGGACTTTCGCCATTGCCGCTGTTTAAGGCATTAACAATACCGTCAATATAGCAGTTTTCTAAAAGTAGCTCCCCTTTGCAGGTAGAGCTTGCGCCATTGCTTACAATCTTTGCTGCCGCCTCACTGTTTGCTATGGAATTCTTAACCTGGTATAAATCTGCCGCATCAAGCACGCAGTTATACACATGGGCCGCTCCATATCTCAGCCTTGGCATACGGTCCATAGAATCCTTATAATAATTGTTTGCCAGTGTCAGCCTGATATTTGCCGCATTGACAGCATCATCTGACTGTCCCAAAAGATGGGTCTTCTTCTGACCATACGCATAGTAGTATACCTGTTCCCTGGTCATACGAAGGTCATTGATCAAATGAGTATAATAAGGGTATTTCTGTGGATTAGATGCAATCTCCTCCATCATATCGTCAAAGAAATCTCCTCTGCTGGCCGGTAAAAAGCTGCACCAGGAAATGGTGATGTTGCTGGTTTTTGTAGTACTTGGATTTTTAACGTCAATGACACCGTCATATGCCTTATAAAAGGTACAATGATCCACCCAGATGTTGGTGCTTTCATTTTCAATGGTCATATAATCCCAGTCATTTCGGTCATAGTTACCTTCCGTCTCCTCATCCCACTCCCATAATTCATCAAAGACCAGATTTCTGATAATAATGTTAGAGGAATTGCTGATATCAACATTTGCATGAAGCAGTGCGGAACCATTTCTTGAAAAAATCGTCAGATTACTCATATTTTTAAGCATTAATACGGAAACACCAGTCTCCTTTAATACGGGATGAGTCAGTGCCTGGGCACTGTATGGCTTAATCAGGCTGCTGTACTCCGCGTAATTTTCTATCTCCTTGCTTCCCAGCTTAATATCCTCTGTAATTTCGATTACCGATTT
It encodes the following:
- a CDS encoding response regulator transcription factor, translating into MIKVLIVDDEKLERVLISKGFPWEEHGFQIIGEASSGMEALEFIKHRRPELIITDINMPHMDGLKLAEHIYSLYEKVHVIIITGYREFEYARQAVKLGVEDFLLKPVDMNELSDIAARIKMKIGKEKAHEQEVEMLKQNVSADQDILMESFFQRLVEQRITKEEAEKKLYAYSCEALLDSCCCLSIHIKDENSDTEPHKKAMELFREHEIPQTISFLHYMKHMIIFCVGSSVMKGKEIAQEFHHILSDNRLSATIGISGIKHGFKGIGTAFTEAEHALSASVLLGGNQVITYEDYLRVKEKNPGKLMFDWDDFLFSLTNGISERVWTFIEDYISGIRNSKVTEVEYLRLMTMDLTSKAGSTLHKYGDSLEQLIGEEALYEGIRGIQSLDDCRRFLKDWMNLILDYHNGKKTKQGNKVVREALSYINENFCDPNLSLKTAAANVYSNESYLSRVFKKEVGLSLIEYVMKKRIEESILLLNSTDLKVYEIAEKVGFRDSHYFSICFKKHVGVTVKEFKQR
- a CDS encoding sensor histidine kinase, giving the protein MTGLRELWNNMRIKTKILVMYLTILFISFVITFSVISVINSSYTKNEITNAGTQTVSALKGNLSLIFENVTQFSNLLYFDKNVQEVLRHVDNASIDPSIQKTIKQSLVNMILSGEYISSVMIIDSYHNSYSSYKMAPKTVSMDKLLEAEWYQKIADHRGNGFFMKGSEGVIEFYGDTPYITYVREIRDVNNYKPLAILLVTVNEETIRNYFNQVSDAQKNDFYIIDGKGEYIVAPKKDLGREDNRLVITQDIGIEDWKLAGLFQFDDITVLAPYYSTVVILIICINVIFVFFCSVMLTRFIFHPLKKVESHMMLVEQGQFVEMEVSQQKNEINNLKKGFNHMTTSIKNLIHKVKEEEQIIAKTELNLLQAQINPHFLYNTLDAVSALALMKDYDNCFKMTQALGRFYRNSLNSGLDFIKVKDEISCIESYLTILNIRYDNEIRTEIDVEEEVKECEILKLLLQPLVENAVHHGIKPKDGKGTISIRVFSDEDEIIFIVSDDGIGMSEEKIAEIMEGRSATGKSGFGLYNLMQRITLYHGIKQPVLIHSEMGNGTEVAVRVKRLDTRGDYWVD
- a CDS encoding GH36-type glycosyl hydrolase domain-containing protein, translated to MKYELLGEQGDFIMENPDLVSGLYFPLANEAGVMSSISPDLGGDSKMDQNSFLLPPVSIDNLHNDRSSRNIWCRINGKELWSLTGRSAWQQAKKFSRYKEPVVLEAGFMHHKITRISEEIGCKAELSSVVPATGETVELMKIQIQNISNEYKNLQVITAIPMYARSADNIRDHRHVTALLHRIKTTDCGVMVTPTMTFDERGHKRNDRSYGVFGGNETQKPMGYYPVLGDFIGEGGNLETPRALFESCLDVKGANYETGGYEALGGLCFSECRVAPQETITYVIAMGYGKSEKDLMENCCGFLSEAAFDRCWNETKEYWKEKVNVSLQTGDSEFDRFMKWVSFQPMLRRIYGCSFLPHHDYGKGGRGWRDLWQDCLALLMMNPGGVRQMLLDHFGGVRFDGTNATIIGSGQGEFIADRNNITRVWMDHGIWPFLTTELYIHQTGDLGILLESNSYFKDMQAVRGEEKDTLWKPEEGERLKDKENHIYTGTILEHLLIQNLTSFYEVGEHNHIRIRGADWNDALDLANERGESVAFTAMYASNLDGLAALLAALGAQGINEFQLAEEILVLLTEDETIYDDINRKKEILAEYCKKSIHQVSGEKMTIRGDRLQKDLKGKAEWIYNHIRETEWVTSKDGHGWYNGYYDNSGNKVEGDHETGVRMMLTSQVFTLMSGTATDDQVREIVKSANAYLYRREVGGYRLNTDFHEVKMDLGRMFGFAYGHKENGAVFSHMAVMFGNALYRRQASKEGYGALFALFDHCSDFEKSRIYPGIPEYIDASGRGVYHYLTGAASWYLVTVLTQMFGIRGYYGNLTFRPQLLKEQFDENNQASASLEFAGRSLKIIYKNPDQLEPETYQVHGITINGVSYQSGRQDSIIEREHIISLPEHQLHIIEISLNGTGRD